Genomic DNA from Pseudomonas sp. CCC3.1:
TCAGCCTGGACGGCTATTTGGCCGCGCCGAGCGAGTCTGACCAGGACGAAGTGCGCAGTCGTTACTACCGGGCCGAAGTGTATTTGCACAACGGCAACCAGGAGTACGACCTGATGGGTTTCACCCAAGAACAAATCAGCCGTGACGTGCTCGACCAGTTTGAAAGCCATCGCCAGCTCCTTGGCAGGGTGTACAGCTAAAGGCTCACGCCTCACGTAGCAGCTGCCGAAGGGACGAGGCTGCGTCCGATTGCGAAGCGATCGTAAAACCTGCACAAGCGGTTTACTTGAAAAACCGCGTTGTCTGGATATACGACGGCTACGCCGCCGGACGTAGCCTCGTTCTACTCGTCAACTGCTACGAGGGCTTAGCGATCAGCCCAGGTTTTTACCCAACAACGCGTGGTACAACTCGGTATCACCCAAGATCCCCACCACTTTTTGGTTGTCGTGCAGCACCAGTTTGTTGCCGGTCTGGTAACGGATTTGCAGCGCGTCTCGCATGCCGATACTCGAATCCACCAAGGTCGGTCCACGGCCCAGGGTTTCAACCGCTTGCCCGTGCTGCCACTGCTGCAAATCAACCACGCCCGCGCCATTACGCACGCCTTTGATGGTGTTGCCGTCCGCCAGATCAATCCACGAGTCATCCCCCGGATCAATGCACACCGAACCATTGATGCGTTTGCAGTTGTCCAGCGTGCGCATCAGGCTGCGCCCGCATAACACGTTCAGCGGGTTGGTATGCGCGACAAACGTGCGCACGTAGTCGTCGGCCGGGTTGAGCACGATTTCTTCAGGTTTGCTGTATTGGATGATCTTGCCGTCTTTCATGATCGCGATGCGGCTGCCCAGTTTCAGCGCCTCGTCCAAATCGTGGCTCACGAACACAATGGTCTTGCTCAGCTTGCGTTGCAGTTCCAGCAACTCGTCTTGCAGGCCTTGGCGGATCAGCGGGTCCAGCGCCGAAAAAGGTTCGTCCATCAGCAGAATGTCGGCATCCATCGCCAGCGCCCGCGCCAGGCCGACGCGCTGTTGCATGCCGCCGCTCAACTCGTCCGGCTTTTTATTGCGCCATTGGGTCAGGCCTACCAGTTCCAGTTTTTCGTCTACCAGCGTGCGCCGTTCTTTTTCGGGGCGGCCCTGCATTTCCAGGCCAAAGCTGATGTTCTCGCGCACCGTCAGCCACGGCATCAAGGCGAACTTTTGGAACACCATCGCAATGCGCTGGGTGCGCATCATTTTCAGCTCAGCGGGCGTGCACGACGCGATGTCGATTTGCTTGCCTTCATGCTCCACATACAACTGGCCACGGCTCACGGTGTTGAGGCCGTTGATACAGCGCAGCAAGCTGGACTTGCCAGAGCCGGACAAGCCCATCAATACACAAATCTCGCCTTTGTCGATGTCCAGGCTGGCTTTTTCAACGCCGACAATCTGCCCGGTCTTTTTCAGAATCTGGTCCCGCGAAAGGCCTTGGTCCAGCAGGCTCAACGCCTCACGCGGGTCTTTGGCGAAGATAACGTCAACCTTATCGAAGCGAATAATACTCATGCGTCAGCTCCTTTTTTGGCTTCCGGCTGTTTGCAGATCCGGTCGAGCATGATCGCCAGCAACACAATCGCCAGCCCGGCTTCAAAGCCCAGGGCAATGTCGGCCGTGTTCAGTGCGTTGACCACCGGTTTGCCCAGGCCATCAGCGCCCACCAGGGCGGCAATCACCACCATCGACAGCGACAGCATGATGCATTGGGTAATCCCGGCTGCGATGCTCGGCATGGCGTGCGGCAGCTCGATGCGGGTCAGTAACTGGCGGCGCGAACAGCCAAAGGCCTTGCCTGCGTCCAGCAGTTCATGGGGGACATCACGAATGCCCAGATAGGTCAGGCGGATCGGCGCGGCAATCGCAAACACCACGGTCGAGATCAGCCCCGGCACTACGCCCAGACCAAACAGGGTCAGGGTCGGGATGAGGTAAACGAAAGTAGGCACGGTCTGCATCAAGTCCAGCACCGGGCGCATAAAGGTATAAAACATAGGCTTGTGCGCGGCGAGAATCCCCAAGGGCACGCCGATGATCACGCAGACAAAGGTGGCAAACAGCACCTGCGCGAGGGTTTCCATGGTCTCTTGCCAATACCCCAGGTTGAGGATCAGCAGAAACGACAGCGCGACAAACACCGTGAGCCCCCACTTGCGTTGAATAAAATGCGCAAACAAGGCGATCAACCCGATAAACGCCAACGGGTTGAACCAGGTCAGCGCAAACGTCACGCCGTGAATCATCGCTTCGAGCGTGCTCGCAATGGCGTCGAAGGTGCTGGCCCCGTGTTTGGTCAACCAGTCAACGAAGTCTGCGATGTACTCGCCTAGAGGGATTTTGTGATCAATCAGCATGGTAGTGAACGTCCGCATGCAGGAGGAATTGAAACGGAGCCAGGCGGACACGCCGCCTGGCGCCCGCGATTACTTCGCGAGGCTGGCCTTGACCGCCTCAAGGCCAGGTTTGCCATCAATCGTGGTCACGCCCGCAAGCCAGGTTTCGAGCACTTGAGGGTTCTGTTTCAGCCAGGCCTTGGCGGCTGCGTCCGGCTTGATCTTGTCGTCCAGCACCTTGCCCATCAGGGTGCTTTCCATGTCCAGGGTGAACACCAGGTTTTTCAGCAACTGGCCCACGTTCGGGCATTCCTGGGTGTAGCCCTTGCGGGTGTTGGTATAGATAGTCGCCTGGCCATAGTTAGGGCCAAAAAAATCATCGCCGCCGGTGAGGTACTTCATCTTGAAGCGGGTGTTCATCGGGTGCGGTTCCCAGCCCAAAAACACCACATCGGTGCCACGGCGCTGAGCGCGATCCACTTGCGAGAGCATCCCGGCTTCGCTTGATTCCACCACCTTGAAGCCCGCGTCCTTAAGGCCGAAGGCGTTCTTGTCGATCATGGTCTGGATCATGCGGTTGCCGTCGTTGCCCGGCTCAATGCCGTAGATCTTGCCGTCCAGCTCTTTCTTGAATTTAGGCAAGTCAGAAAAGTCTTTCAGGCCTTTGTCATACAGCGCCTGAGGCACCGCGAGGGTGTACTTGGCGTTTTCCAGGTTGGCGCGCACGGTCTCCACCGTTCCTGCATCGCGGTAAGCCTTGATGTCGTTTTCCATGGTCGGCATCCAGTTACCGAGGAACACGTCCATGTTCTTGCCATCTGCCAGCGACTTGTACGTCACCGGTACCGAAATCATTGTGGTTTTGGTCTTGTAGCCCAGCGCATCCAGCACGGCGCTGGTGACGGCGGTGGTTACCGTGATGTCGGTCCAGCCGACGTCCGAGAAGTTCACGGTGCTGCACTGTGCAGGTTCGGCAGCCTGGGCGAGAACCGGCAGACTCAGCAATGCAGCCAACAGCAAGGGGGAGGAATGTTTCATGCAACAACTCCTGTGTGTCTGGGGGGCGGTTTTCGATTGAAAAGCCGCACGGATCAGTTGCGGTTGGACGATGCCCGGCAAACGTGCTGCCAACGCATCCAGCAATCGAGTCGAGACTGATCATGTAACAGCCAAAATCAAACGCCTACAGGGTGCGTCGCATCCAGTACAGGCAGGGTCGTATCTGATACCTGCGAGGTCGTATCTGGACGTTTCCTGCCCAAAAGCAGCACTTTTAGAGCGTCTGCACCGCATAAAACGGCGAAGGCGCTGGCAGGCAATAGCGGGTCGTAGCTGGACGTTTTCAGGCGATGCAAACGGCCCATGATGCCAATACATACCTACAAGGTTCTTGCTCATGGCTATCAGCGTGTTCGACCTGTTCAAGATTGGCATCGGCCCCTCCAGCTCCCACACCGTGGGCCCGATGCGGGCGGCTGCTCTGTTCGTGCAAGGACTGCGTGAGCGTGATCAGTTGCCACAGGTGCGACGCATTGAAGTGCAGCTTTACGGCTCGCTGTCGGCCACCGGCATCGGCCATGGCAGCGACAACGCCGTGATCATGGGCCTGATGGGCGAATGGCCAGATGCAATCGACCCGGCACACATCGGCCCGCGCATCACCGAACTGCACGACAGCCAAACGTTGTTGCTGGATGGCTACCTGCCCATTCCGTTCGTGTGGTCGAACGATATGCGTCTTATCGACGAAAACCTGCCGTTTCACCCCAACGCCATGACCTTGATCGCCGAAGGCCAGCACGGCGAACTGCACCGCGACACCTATTACTCGGTGGGCGGCGGCTTTGTGGTGGACGCAGCGCAAGCGGCCAGCGGTGTGCTGGACATGGATCGCACGGTGCTGCCTTATGATTTTTCCAGCGCCGTCGAACTGCTTAACCTGTGCCGCGAACACCACCTCAGCGTAGCCGCATTAATGATGGCCAACGAACGCACCTGGCGCAGCGAAGACGAAATTCGCTGTGGCCTGATCACACTCTGGCGTGCCATGCAGGACTGCGTCGAACAAGGCCTCAAACACGAGGGCATTTTGCCCGGCGGGCTGCACGTACGGCGCCGCGCTGCACGTTTGCATCGCAGCTTGCAGGAATTGGGCAAACCCAACGTCATCGGCTCCACCCTCAGCGCCATGGAGTGGGTCAACCTGTTCGCCCTGGCGGTCAACGAAGAAAACGCGGCGGGCGGGCGCATGGTCACCGCCCCGACCAACGGCGCGGCAGGCATCATCCCGGCGGTGTTGCACTACTTCATGAAATTCAGCGACGAGGTCAGCGAAGCCAACGTCGTTGACTATTTATTGAGCGCGGCGGCGATTGGCATCTTGTGCAAAAAGAACGCCTCTATTTCCGGTGCCGAAGTGGGTTGCCAAGGCGAAGTCGGCTCGGCGTGCGCCATGGCAGCGGCGGGGTTGGCGCAAATCCTCGGGGCCACGCCCGAGCAACTGTGCAATGCCGCCGAAATTGGCCTGGAACACAACCTGGGCCTGACCTGCGACCCGGTGGGCGGTCTGGTCCAAGTGCCGTGCATCGAGCGCAACGCCATCGCGGCGGTCAAAGCCATCAACGCCGCGCAAATGGCCCTGCGCGGCGACGGCCAGCACTTCATTTCACTCGACCGGGTGATCCGCACCATGCGCGACACCGGCGCCGACATGCACGACAAATACAAAGAAACCTCACGCGGCGGGTTAGCGGTGAGCGCGGTGGAGTGTTGATTGCCAGTCCCTGTAGCCGGCTGAAGGCACAGATATTATTAGAAATCGCTCAGATTTAATAAAACCGCCTGAAGAGTTCGTCGGGATGTTTAACTACCAGCCTGTCTGGTTTCGGTAGAAATCTTATGAGGTGTGTCGGGCGCGCTTTTTAAGCGCACAGCGCCCCCTTTCAGCGCACACCCTCCACCAGCACCTTTGGTGACACGGACGCGTCCTACGTGTTTCCCACAAGTGCTACCGATTTGCTCAACACGGCCCCGCGCCCTGCGCCACGTCTGTTTAGACGTTGTTTAAGCCTGCGTTCACCATCACCCACCTAGACGTATTACGACGTCGTTTTCAGATTTTATTGAATACCCATTCAAGTTTAGGCACGGCATTTGCGTTGTGATTGCAAAGCCCCCGCTAAACGTGGGCCATAACAAGAGCCTGCGCCTGGGGCCATCACCCGCTTTGTGTGAGGAGATACTGCGATGACGTCGTTCAACTCCGGGGCCCAACCCCAGAACCGTACGCCTCAATCCATCGGTTTTTTGCTGCTGGACAATTTCACGCTCATTTCCCTGGCCTCCGCGATAGAGCCCTTGCGCATGGCCAATCAGTTGTCCGGCCGTGAGTTGTATCGCTGGAGCACTCTCAGTGCAGACGGCAGCCAGGTGTGGGCCAGTGATGGCTTGCAAATCACCCCTGACGCCAGCATGCACAAGGCCCCGGCGCTGGACATGGTAATTGTGTGTGGCGGCATCGGCATTCAACGCAGCGTGACCCGCGAGCACGTTTCGTGGCTGCAAAGCCAGGCGCGTCAATCACGCCGCCTGGGTGCAGTGTGCACCGGCAGTTGGGCGCTGGCGTATGCCGGGTTGCTCGACGGGTTTGATTGCAGCGTGCACTGGGAATGCCTGGCGTCGATGCAGGAAGCCTTCCCGCGGGTGTCCATGAGTACTCGCCTGTTTACCCTGGACCGCAGCCGCTCCACCAGTTCGGGCGGCACGGCGCCGATGGACATGATGCTGCACCTTATTAGCCGCGATCATGGCCGCGAACTGTCGGCGGCGATCTCGGAAATGTTTGTGTATGAGCGCATTCGTAACGAACAGGATCACCAGCGTGTGCCGCTCAAGCACATGCTCGGCACCAATCAGCCGAAGTTGCAGGAAATCGTCGCGCTGATGGAAGCCAACCTTGAAGAACCCATCGATCTTGATGAGTTGGCGGTGTATGTGACGGTGTCGCGCCGTCAGTTGGAGCGCCTGTTCCAGAAGTATTTGCACTGCTCGCCGTCGCGCTACTACCTCAAGCTGCGTTTGGTGCGGGCGCGGCAGTTGCTCAAGCAAACACCCATGTCGATTATCGAAGTGGCGGCGGTGTGCGGGTTTGTCTCGACGCCGCACTTTTCCAAGTGTTACCGCGAGTATTTTGGGATCCCGCCACGCGATGAGCGCGTGGGCTCTAATACGGCGCAGCAAACCACGCTGGTGGCGATTCCGCATTCGCTGTTGCTGGCGCCATTGGCCGGGCCGATGTCGGCGCTTAATCAGGCGCGTAATGAATCGACGTTTGCGAGTGTGAGGGTGTAGGGCAAGGTCAAAGCCCCTGTAGGAGCGAGCTTGTCTCGCGATCTTTTAAAAAATCAAAAGATCGCGAGACAAGCTCGCTCTTACGAGTGACTTGCTTTCGCTTAAATGATCTTGCTTTGCTTGAACTGCACCAGCCCCGGCAGCAGTTGCTGGTCGATGGCCTGGCGCACCGCAGGCAAGATGGTCGCGCTGCTGGTGTAGAGTTTTTCGACCAGGCCTTTGAGTGCGCGGGCATTGGTTTCATTCAGTCCGCACACCACGCTTGAGCACGCTTGTTCAGCGTTACCCGACACGTCAAAGCCCAGCGAACGCAGTTGGCTCAGCAGGTCCTGCTCATCAATCAAATCTGCGTGCATCATGTTTTTTCCCTTTCACAGAGGCGCGATCGAAGCTTGATTCTGGTAGCGCTTCTACAAAGGGGCAAGCAGGGTTTAAAGGGATGTCTGGTATGCCTAAGAACAGGTCGTTTTTGACTAAGTAAGCGCACTCAGGGCTGGGCACACTGGCATCAGCAACACTGTCGAGGGTTTGGTCACCGTCTCGGCATCACACACTATTGGCCCCGAACCTGTCACGGCAGGTTCGGGGCTTTTTTGTACTCGTTTTTTTAACCTTTGAGCAGCGCTGCACACGCCGCTTTATAAGCGTCGTGCTGGTATTTGTTCAGCGATGCAGGCAGGTCGAACGCATGCTTTTTGAATTGCGCGTTGAGGGTTTGCGGTGACAGCAATTGCACCTCGCACGCGTCCAGCAACTGGATGATGCCTTCGATCTTGAAGGTCGTCGGGCCACCGGCGAATTCGCCTTTTTTGCTGCGTTTTTTGATTGCGATACGGGTGATGGCGTTGGCCTTCACAAACGCTGCGATCTGCACGGCGAAGGCTTTGACGTTGGCGGCGTCTTCATCGTCGTCGAGGGCGATTTTTTTAGTGGCAATCGCCACGTGTTCCAGGCCCTGTGCGCCTCGGGTCGCCAAGGCGAAAATGGCTTCGCTGCCTTTGATTTCGATACCGCAAATAGTCATAAAAGCCCCACAGGTCATTCCTGACCAATCGATTCCAAAAATTCCGAGCGATCATCACTGATGGCCGCCATGCAGTCGTTTTGGGCGATGTTGAACGCTTCGGTGCCCGCCGTTGCCGGGAACACCACAATCGCGCAATCGGCATCACGCTGGTGCAGCCACAGCGCCTGCGCCGCTTTGATCTTGCTGGTGATGTTGTTGAGCTGGGTCGCGTTGCTGCCGTAAAGCGACTTCATGCGCGCTTGCAGCGCTTCGAAGTTTTCGGCCAGCAATTGCTCTGCGGCCTGTTTGCTGTACACCGAACACGCCAGTGTTTGCTGGTCGTTCTCTACCGCATCACACGGGTTGTAATCGGCATCATCGGCGGCGTACGCACCACTGGTGATCAACGCCAAGGCCAGGAGAATCGATTTCATTGCGGCTTCCTAATCCATAGTTGGGGCCGATTCTGGCTTAAGCGTCGGCCAATTAACAGCCGCGCCTCGTAAGCAAAGGTCAGGGCCGCCTCACGCTTTGTCGCGGATTGACGCTTTCGGCAATCGCGCTGTCGCTTTTGCACCCGGCTGTTTTTAACCCCAAGCCTATGCTGGCCCCAAAGCGCCGGCAGACGATTCGGCGCAGCAATCGCCTATAAGGGGACGCCTGATGAGCCCAGCCGAGTTGCACGCAGACAGCATCGTTATCGACGGGCTGATCATTGCCAAATGGAACCGCGAGTTGTTCGAAGACATGCGCAAAGGCGGCCTGACGGCCGCTAACTGCACGGTGTCGGTGTGGGAGGGGTTTCAGGCCACGATCAATAACATCGTCGCCAGCCAGACCCTGATCCGCGAAAACAGCGACCTGGTGATCCCGGTCAAAACCACTGCCGACATTCGTCGCGCCAAGGAGCTGGGCAAAACCGGGATCATCTTCGGCTTCCAGAATGCCCACGCGTTTGAAGACCAATTGGGTTACATCGAGATCTTCAAACAGCTCGGCGTTGGCGTCGTGCAGATGTGTTACAACACGCAAAATCTGGTGGGCACCGGCTGCTATGAACGCGATGGCGGGCTCTCGGGTTTCGGCCGCGAAGTGGTGGCTGAAATGAACCGCGTCGGCATCATGTGCGACCTGTCGCACGTGGGCTCCAAGACCTCTGAAGAAGTCATTCTCGAATCGAAAAAACCGGTCTGCTACTCGCACTGTTTGCCGTCCGGCCTCAAAGAACACCCGCGCAATAAATCCGACGCCGAACTCAAGTTCATTGCCGACCACGGTGGCTTTGTCGGCGTGACCATGTTCGCGCCGTTTCTGGCCAAGGGCATTGATTCGACCGTCGACGATTACGCCGAAGCCATCGAGTACACGATGAACATCGTGGGCGAAGACGCGATTGGCATTGGCACCGACTTCACCCAAGGCCACGGTCAGGACTTTTTCGAAATGCTGACCCACGACAAAGGCTATGCCCGACGTCTGACCAGCTTCGGCAAGATCATCAAC
This window encodes:
- the choV gene encoding choline ABC transporter ATP-binding protein, translating into MSIIRFDKVDVIFAKDPREALSLLDQGLSRDQILKKTGQIVGVEKASLDIDKGEICVLMGLSGSGKSSLLRCINGLNTVSRGQLYVEHEGKQIDIASCTPAELKMMRTQRIAMVFQKFALMPWLTVRENISFGLEMQGRPEKERRTLVDEKLELVGLTQWRNKKPDELSGGMQQRVGLARALAMDADILLMDEPFSALDPLIRQGLQDELLELQRKLSKTIVFVSHDLDEALKLGSRIAIMKDGKIIQYSKPEEIVLNPADDYVRTFVAHTNPLNVLCGRSLMRTLDNCKRINGSVCIDPGDDSWIDLADGNTIKGVRNGAGVVDLQQWQHGQAVETLGRGPTLVDSSIGMRDALQIRYQTGNKLVLHDNQKVVGILGDTELYHALLGKNLG
- the choW gene encoding choline ABC transporter permease subunit codes for the protein MLIDHKIPLGEYIADFVDWLTKHGASTFDAIASTLEAMIHGVTFALTWFNPLAFIGLIALFAHFIQRKWGLTVFVALSFLLILNLGYWQETMETLAQVLFATFVCVIIGVPLGILAAHKPMFYTFMRPVLDLMQTVPTFVYLIPTLTLFGLGVVPGLISTVVFAIAAPIRLTYLGIRDVPHELLDAGKAFGCSRRQLLTRIELPHAMPSIAAGITQCIMLSLSMVVIAALVGADGLGKPVVNALNTADIALGFEAGLAIVLLAIMLDRICKQPEAKKGADA
- a CDS encoding choline ABC transporter substrate-binding protein, which codes for MKHSSPLLLAALLSLPVLAQAAEPAQCSTVNFSDVGWTDITVTTAVTSAVLDALGYKTKTTMISVPVTYKSLADGKNMDVFLGNWMPTMENDIKAYRDAGTVETVRANLENAKYTLAVPQALYDKGLKDFSDLPKFKKELDGKIYGIEPGNDGNRMIQTMIDKNAFGLKDAGFKVVESSEAGMLSQVDRAQRRGTDVVFLGWEPHPMNTRFKMKYLTGGDDFFGPNYGQATIYTNTRKGYTQECPNVGQLLKNLVFTLDMESTLMGKVLDDKIKPDAAAKAWLKQNPQVLETWLAGVTTIDGKPGLEAVKASLAK
- a CDS encoding L-serine ammonia-lyase, giving the protein MAISVFDLFKIGIGPSSSHTVGPMRAAALFVQGLRERDQLPQVRRIEVQLYGSLSATGIGHGSDNAVIMGLMGEWPDAIDPAHIGPRITELHDSQTLLLDGYLPIPFVWSNDMRLIDENLPFHPNAMTLIAEGQHGELHRDTYYSVGGGFVVDAAQAASGVLDMDRTVLPYDFSSAVELLNLCREHHLSVAALMMANERTWRSEDEIRCGLITLWRAMQDCVEQGLKHEGILPGGLHVRRRAARLHRSLQELGKPNVIGSTLSAMEWVNLFALAVNEENAAGGRMVTAPTNGAAGIIPAVLHYFMKFSDEVSEANVVDYLLSAAAIGILCKKNASISGAEVGCQGEVGSACAMAAAGLAQILGATPEQLCNAAEIGLEHNLGLTCDPVGGLVQVPCIERNAIAAVKAINAAQMALRGDGQHFISLDRVIRTMRDTGADMHDKYKETSRGGLAVSAVEC
- a CDS encoding GlxA family transcriptional regulator, with amino-acid sequence MTSFNSGAQPQNRTPQSIGFLLLDNFTLISLASAIEPLRMANQLSGRELYRWSTLSADGSQVWASDGLQITPDASMHKAPALDMVIVCGGIGIQRSVTREHVSWLQSQARQSRRLGAVCTGSWALAYAGLLDGFDCSVHWECLASMQEAFPRVSMSTRLFTLDRSRSTSSGGTAPMDMMLHLISRDHGRELSAAISEMFVYERIRNEQDHQRVPLKHMLGTNQPKLQEIVALMEANLEEPIDLDELAVYVTVSRRQLERLFQKYLHCSPSRYYLKLRLVRARQLLKQTPMSIIEVAAVCGFVSTPHFSKCYREYFGIPPRDERVGSNTAQQTTLVAIPHSLLLAPLAGPMSALNQARNESTFASVRV
- a CDS encoding DUF3010 family protein, whose product is MTICGIEIKGSEAIFALATRGAQGLEHVAIATKKIALDDDEDAANVKAFAVQIAAFVKANAITRIAIKKRSKKGEFAGGPTTFKIEGIIQLLDACEVQLLSPQTLNAQFKKHAFDLPASLNKYQHDAYKAACAALLKG
- a CDS encoding lysozyme inhibitor LprI family protein; translated protein: MKSILLALALITSGAYAADDADYNPCDAVENDQQTLACSVYSKQAAEQLLAENFEALQARMKSLYGSNATQLNNITSKIKAAQALWLHQRDADCAIVVFPATAGTEAFNIAQNDCMAAISDDRSEFLESIGQE
- a CDS encoding dipeptidase, with the translated sequence MSPAELHADSIVIDGLIIAKWNRELFEDMRKGGLTAANCTVSVWEGFQATINNIVASQTLIRENSDLVIPVKTTADIRRAKELGKTGIIFGFQNAHAFEDQLGYIEIFKQLGVGVVQMCYNTQNLVGTGCYERDGGLSGFGREVVAEMNRVGIMCDLSHVGSKTSEEVILESKKPVCYSHCLPSGLKEHPRNKSDAELKFIADHGGFVGVTMFAPFLAKGIDSTVDDYAEAIEYTMNIVGEDAIGIGTDFTQGHGQDFFEMLTHDKGYARRLTSFGKIINPLGIRTVGEFPNLTETLLKRGHSERVVRKIMGENWVGVLKDVWGE